The nucleotide sequence TACTATTGCCTCCGCGGGGTCCATCGGAGCCCGGGGGGCGCCGTCCGCGCGAGAGTGGCGGAACTGGCAGACGCGCAGGATTTAGGTTCCTGTGAGGCGACTCGTGGGGGTTCAAGTCCCCCCTCTCGCACCCACGATCACGTCCACGTCAAGGAGACGCATGAGCAGCCAGCAGGCCGCCCCGGGGCAGGATTCACAGCAGCACGAGCACGGACACCACGACCATCCGCCGCTCGTGGAGCTGCAGGGCGTCGAGGTCGAGGAGACGCAGTCCTGGCAGCGCGTGGTGAGCATCAAGCTGCCCGTCAGCGAGTGGGACCAGGCGCGCGCGACGGTGCTGGTGGGCATCCGCCGCAAGGCGCAGCTGCCCGGCTTCCGCAAGGGCAAGGTGCCGAAGGCGATGGTGGAGAGCCACTACGCCCGCGAGATCGCCTACGACGCGCTGGACTGGCTGCTGCCGCGCGCCTGGCATCAGGCGATGCACGAGGTCACGCTCAACACCGTGAACGACCCCGAGTACAGCGACATCGACTTCGGCGAGGAGAGCGGCACCTTCGGCTTCAAGGCCACCGTGGAGGTGCGACCCGAGGTGACGATCACCGGCGCCAAGGGCATGGCCGTCACCTGGTATCGCGAGGACCCGCCGGCCGACGGCGTGGAGCGCACGCTCGAGTCGCTCCAGGAGAGCCGCGCCACCTACGCCGAGGTGGAGCGCGCCGCCGCCGACGGCGACCGGCTGAGCGTCGACTTCCGCCAGGTGGACGAGGACGGCCACGCCATCCTCGGCACCGAGGTCACGGGGCACCTCTTCGAGCTGGGCAGCGACTACGTGCTCGACGCCTTCTCCGACGGCGTGCGCGGCATGAGCGTCGGCGAGGAGCGCCGCTTCCCGGTGACCTACCCGGCCGACTACGACCAGGAATCCCTGGCCGGGCAGTCGCGTCACTTCCAGGTGACGCTGAAGCGCATCGAGGAGAAGCGGCTGCCCACGCTGGACGACGCCTTCGCCGCCGAAGTGGGCAAGTTCAAGTCGATGGACGAGTTGCGCGAGCAGATCAAGGGCAACATCGAGGCCGACATCGAGAACCGCAATCGGGGGCGTCTGGAGACGGCCCTGGTCCAGGGCTTGCTGGCACTGAACCCGTTCGAGCTGCCGCCGTCCATGGTCGAGAACTACCTGGTCCACCTGGTCGCGGACCAGGAGCGCCGCGCCGGACGGGAGATCACGGACGAGGAGCGCCGCGAGGCGGCCAAGGCCATGCGGCCGGGCGCCGAGTTCGCCATCAAGCGCTGGTTCGTGATCGACACCGTGGCGAAGCAGGAGAGCCTCGCGGTGGACGACGCGGAGTTCGAGGCGCACCTCGAGTCCCTGGCCAAGGCCGAGGGCAGCGAGGTCGAGGACATCCGCCGCAGCGTGAAGCGCGCGGATGCCGAGGAGC is from Candidatus Latescibacterota bacterium and encodes:
- the tig gene encoding trigger factor encodes the protein MSSQQAAPGQDSQQHEHGHHDHPPLVELQGVEVEETQSWQRVVSIKLPVSEWDQARATVLVGIRRKAQLPGFRKGKVPKAMVESHYAREIAYDALDWLLPRAWHQAMHEVTLNTVNDPEYSDIDFGEESGTFGFKATVEVRPEVTITGAKGMAVTWYREDPPADGVERTLESLQESRATYAEVERAAADGDRLSVDFRQVDEDGHAILGTEVTGHLFELGSDYVLDAFSDGVRGMSVGEERRFPVTYPADYDQESLAGQSRHFQVTLKRIEEKRLPTLDDAFAAEVGKFKSMDELREQIKGNIEADIENRNRGRLETALVQGLLALNPFELPPSMVENYLVHLVADQERRAGREITDEERREAAKAMRPGAEFAIKRWFVIDTVAKQESLAVDDAEFEAHLESLAKAEGSEVEDIRRSVKRADAEERIREDLLHRKVFAFLEEQATIKREPMPQAGAES